In a single window of the Sphingosinicella microcystinivorans genome:
- a CDS encoding M23 family metallopeptidase: MLDISKVASGLRDKVAKRLPEREFLHYKRDVGMQVYRLTTRAQVLGLTGLAALLTYTAVATSAMIGSSTIEATAENEVSAMRAELAALRQGVATTTARVEQRQQFLAQLVSGKANPSQLAALMPALAAPAALGGSTVLKPLAELDRAQLALADHARTAAEARFEKSSALIRRLGLQPARFLRQSTFGMGGPEEKAESPLAGAEPQFKALFVSWQKLDLLEKGMSAIPSLKPVKAYTYTSGYGVRYDPFTGDTAMHKGVDLAGPVGEPIHAAADGVVVDARYHPGGYGKYVEIDHGAGIVTRYGHMSRIAVKKGDRIARGEQIGGMGSTGRSTGSHLHYEVLIDGRQVNPMPFLEAGDRVLAAQQSAGAIAVGGPVEPAGQ; encoded by the coding sequence GTGCTGGATATAAGCAAGGTCGCATCCGGGCTCCGGGACAAGGTCGCAAAGCGGCTGCCCGAGCGCGAATTCCTTCACTACAAGCGCGATGTCGGGATGCAGGTGTACCGCCTGACGACGCGCGCGCAGGTCCTGGGCCTCACCGGCCTTGCCGCGCTGCTCACCTACACGGCGGTGGCGACGAGCGCGATGATCGGCAGCAGCACGATCGAGGCAACGGCGGAGAACGAGGTTTCCGCCATGCGCGCCGAGCTTGCCGCGCTGCGCCAGGGCGTCGCGACGACGACGGCGCGCGTCGAGCAGCGCCAGCAGTTCCTCGCCCAGCTCGTTTCCGGCAAGGCGAACCCGTCGCAGCTCGCCGCACTGATGCCCGCGCTTGCGGCCCCTGCCGCCCTCGGCGGTTCGACGGTCCTGAAGCCGCTCGCCGAGCTCGACCGCGCCCAGCTTGCGCTTGCCGATCATGCCCGCACGGCTGCCGAGGCCCGCTTCGAGAAATCGAGCGCGCTCATTCGCCGTCTCGGTCTTCAGCCGGCGCGTTTCCTCAGGCAGTCGACCTTCGGCATGGGCGGGCCCGAGGAGAAGGCGGAGTCGCCGCTCGCGGGCGCCGAGCCGCAGTTCAAGGCGCTGTTCGTGAGCTGGCAGAAGCTCGACCTGCTCGAAAAGGGCATGAGCGCGATCCCTTCGCTGAAGCCGGTGAAGGCCTACACCTACACCTCGGGCTACGGCGTCCGCTATGATCCGTTCACGGGCGACACGGCGATGCACAAGGGCGTCGACCTCGCCGGGCCGGTCGGCGAGCCGATCCATGCGGCGGCGGACGGCGTTGTCGTCGACGCGCGCTATCATCCGGGCGGCTACGGCAAGTACGTCGAGATCGACCACGGCGCCGGAATCGTCACGCGCTACGGCCACATGTCGCGTATCGCCGTGAAGAAGGGCGACCGCATCGCCCGCGGCGAACAGATCGGCGGCATGGGCTCGACGGGCCGTTCCACGGGCAGCCACCTGCACTACGAGGTGCTGATCGACGGCCGTCAGGTGAACCCGATGCCGTTCCTCGAGGCCGGCGACAGGGTGCTCGCGGCGCAGCAGAGCGCCGGTGCCATCGCGGTCGGCGGACCGGTGGAGCCGGCAGGTCAGTAG
- the xth gene encoding exodeoxyribonuclease III: protein MRIATFNVNGIAARLPRLLEWLESRKPDVVCLQEVKCIDERFPASDIEALGYHVLVHGQKSFNGVAILSREPATEVQRGLPGDDADEQARYLEADVNGVRIASIYLPNGNPQPGPKFDYKLAWMKRLEARAAVLLASETPTVLAGDYNVAPEDRDVFSMQAMADDALVQPESRAALRRIIHQGWTEALRAVHPADDHLYTFWDYQAGCWPRNAGLRIDHFLLCPRVADRLTNATVDREARGAEKASDHAPVWIDIV from the coding sequence ATGCGTATCGCCACCTTCAACGTCAACGGAATCGCCGCGCGCCTGCCGCGCCTTCTCGAATGGCTGGAAAGCCGGAAGCCCGATGTCGTCTGCCTGCAGGAGGTGAAGTGCATCGACGAGCGCTTCCCGGCGTCGGACATCGAGGCGCTCGGCTATCACGTGCTCGTCCACGGCCAGAAGAGCTTCAACGGCGTCGCCATCCTCAGCCGTGAGCCCGCGACCGAGGTGCAGCGCGGGCTTCCCGGCGATGATGCCGACGAGCAGGCACGCTATCTCGAAGCCGATGTGAACGGCGTTCGCATCGCCTCCATCTACCTGCCGAACGGCAATCCGCAGCCGGGCCCGAAGTTCGACTACAAGCTCGCGTGGATGAAACGGCTGGAGGCGCGCGCGGCAGTGCTGCTCGCCTCCGAAACGCCGACGGTGCTTGCAGGCGACTACAACGTGGCGCCCGAGGACCGCGACGTGTTCAGCATGCAGGCGATGGCGGACGACGCGCTCGTGCAGCCCGAATCCCGCGCCGCGCTGCGCCGGATCATCCACCAGGGCTGGACGGAGGCGCTGCGCGCCGTGCATCCGGCGGACGATCACCTCTATACGTTCTGGGACTATCAGGCGGGCTGCTGGCCCCGGAACGCGGGCCTCAGGATCGACCATTTCCTGCTCTGCCCGCGCGTCGCCGACCGGCTGACGAATGCCACCGTGGACCGCGAGGCGCGCGGGGCCGAGAAGGCCTCCGACCACGCGCCGGTGTGGATCGACATCGTCTAG
- the erpA gene encoding iron-sulfur cluster insertion protein ErpA yields the protein MSGLHLTEAAAARVAAIATRQGGVPAILRLSVEGGGCAGFQYRFGLETEIASDDLTTETAGVKLVVDPVSLDLLEGSEVDFVESLGGASFQVRNPNAASGCGCGTSFSV from the coding sequence ATGAGCGGACTCCATCTCACTGAAGCTGCAGCGGCGCGTGTCGCTGCCATCGCCACCCGGCAGGGGGGCGTGCCTGCAATCCTGCGGCTTTCCGTCGAGGGCGGCGGCTGCGCGGGCTTCCAGTACCGCTTCGGCCTTGAAACCGAGATCGCGTCCGACGACCTCACGACCGAAACGGCAGGCGTGAAGCTCGTCGTCGATCCCGTGAGCCTCGATCTGCTCGAGGGCTCCGAGGTGGATTTCGTGGAAAGCCTTGGCGGCGCGTCGTTTCAGGTGCGCAATCCGAACGCCGCCTCCGGCTGCGGTTGCGGCACGTCCTTCTCGGTTTGA
- a CDS encoding N-acetyltransferase, translating into MGGSIEIRPVATPADRKVFVDLPWTLYAHDPNWVPPLKSEVHGLIGGVKSNPWFEHAEAAFWLACRDGKPVGRISAQVDQLVLKHMGAGTGQFGMFECIDDADVAKALLDTAETWLKAKGMTRSLGPLSLSIWDEPGLLVDGFDLPPTVMMGHHLPYCAPLIEARGYAGVKDLHTYELPIEAGFPPAVGRIVAAAEKSSRIRMRNVNKSRFDAEAALILDILNDAWSDNWGFVPLTPSEVAYVGKKLKPIVFEDLIRICEVDGEPVAFMITLPDVNELTADLDGKLLPFGWAKLLWRLRKPKVRRMRVPLMGVRKTLQGSRLASFMAFLMIEHIRRAAVARYGATQGEIGWILDDNGPMKSIADVIESKITKTYRVYEKAL; encoded by the coding sequence ATGGGGGGCAGCATCGAAATCCGGCCGGTCGCGACGCCCGCCGACCGCAAGGTCTTCGTCGACCTGCCGTGGACGCTCTACGCGCATGACCCGAACTGGGTGCCGCCTCTGAAATCCGAGGTGCACGGCCTCATCGGCGGTGTGAAGAGCAATCCGTGGTTCGAGCACGCCGAGGCGGCCTTCTGGCTCGCCTGCAGGGATGGAAAGCCCGTGGGGCGCATCTCCGCGCAGGTCGACCAGCTCGTGCTGAAGCACATGGGCGCGGGCACCGGCCAGTTCGGCATGTTCGAGTGCATCGACGACGCCGATGTCGCGAAGGCGCTGCTCGACACGGCCGAAACCTGGCTGAAGGCGAAGGGCATGACCCGGTCGCTCGGGCCGCTGAGCCTGTCGATCTGGGACGAGCCGGGGCTTCTCGTCGACGGCTTCGACCTGCCGCCGACCGTGATGATGGGGCACCACCTCCCTTACTGCGCGCCGCTGATCGAGGCGCGCGGCTATGCGGGCGTGAAGGACCTCCACACCTACGAGCTTCCCATCGAGGCGGGTTTCCCGCCCGCCGTCGGCCGCATCGTCGCGGCCGCCGAGAAATCGAGCCGCATCCGGATGCGGAACGTCAACAAGTCGCGCTTCGACGCGGAAGCCGCGCTGATCCTCGACATCCTCAACGACGCATGGTCCGACAACTGGGGTTTCGTTCCGCTGACGCCGAGCGAGGTCGCCTACGTCGGCAAGAAGCTGAAGCCGATCGTGTTCGAGGACCTGATCCGCATCTGCGAGGTGGACGGCGAGCCGGTCGCCTTCATGATCACCCTGCCCGACGTCAACGAGCTGACCGCCGACCTCGACGGCAAGCTTCTGCCCTTCGGCTGGGCGAAGCTGCTCTGGCGCCTCCGCAAGCCGAAGGTGCGCCGGATGCGCGTGCCGCTGATGGGCGTGAGGAAGACGCTGCAAGGCAGCCGCCTCGCGAGTTTCATGGCGTTCCTGATGATCGAGCACATCCGCCGCGCGGCGGTGGCGCGCTACGGCGCGACGCAGGGCGAGATCGGCTGGATCCTCGACGACAACGGCCCGATGAAGTCAATCGCCGACGTGATCGAATCGAAGATCACCAAGACCTACCGCGTCTACGAAAAAGCCCTCTAG
- a CDS encoding sterol desaturase family protein, with protein MQLLKGYRLGMWSKSHNLSKMTFRELVVAYFQYYAIQTYLLLTAVSLYVAWAYPTTLLRGAAAVAIAVAAYPLAWFLLHRYVLHSRWMFKSPLTARTWKRIHYDHHQDPNHLEVLFGALYTTLPTIAIVTIPVGYLIGGIGGAAWGFAAGLLTTCFYEFCHCIQHLAYKPKSPWLVEMKARHMEHHFHDEDGNFGITNFMWDKLFGTYYQRGERPEKSETVFNLGYTPEAAEQWPWVAKLSGGVAEGHPRQRMKKAA; from the coding sequence ATGCAGCTGCTCAAGGGCTATCGGCTCGGCATGTGGAGCAAGAGCCACAACCTGTCGAAGATGACATTCCGCGAGCTCGTCGTCGCCTATTTCCAGTACTATGCGATTCAGACGTATCTGCTGCTGACGGCCGTCTCTCTCTACGTGGCGTGGGCCTACCCGACGACGCTGCTGCGCGGCGCTGCGGCCGTTGCCATCGCCGTTGCCGCCTATCCGCTCGCGTGGTTCCTGCTGCACCGCTACGTGCTGCACAGCCGCTGGATGTTCAAGTCGCCGCTGACGGCGCGGACGTGGAAGCGCATCCACTACGATCACCACCAGGACCCGAACCACCTCGAGGTGCTGTTCGGCGCGCTCTACACGACGCTGCCGACGATCGCGATCGTCACGATTCCCGTCGGCTACCTCATCGGCGGCATCGGCGGCGCGGCGTGGGGCTTCGCGGCGGGCCTGCTCACCACCTGCTTCTACGAGTTCTGCCACTGCATCCAGCACCTCGCCTACAAGCCGAAGTCGCCGTGGCTGGTGGAAATGAAGGCGCGCCACATGGAGCATCATTTCCACGACGAGGACGGCAACTTCGGCATCACCAACTTCATGTGGGACAAGCTGTTCGGCACCTACTACCAGCGCGGCGAGCGGCCGGAGAAGAGCGAGACGGTGTTCAACCTCGGCTACACGCCCGAGGCCGCCGAGCAGTGGCCGTGGGTGGCGAAGCTGTCCGGCGGCGTCGCCGAAGGGCACCCGCGCCAGCGCATGAAAAAGGCCGCCTGA
- a CDS encoding lipopolysaccharide biosynthesis protein, with protein MNTPVAKSDVAKGAGVVALSRLGALVEVVSQPAYVWMFGIAVYGVYTVLWAAVNTVSNVADLAITRALQRVIPQSRSEREVLAALKAALLLGVVPSIAVAALAIMFAGDLAGLVNAGPREAADMRLAIIIFAPGLPLWSFIELVTAAARARRAFGPEVRLRLFWEQCVRLVLAFGLFLAGWDTLALVTAHTASLFVTAILAVRLLARYYDVRAMWHTPFDGRISWHVFVTGISLLPINVVYRVLIDLPPLVINALIPGNAGAVASGLYGIARKVATIPQLLQQVFQYVLAPLTAAQAAVNRLAIEPLYAFATRLSTVVVLPMAAFLCLIGDRILWLFTPDAVAALPVLVVLVIGRGIETAIGPARPVIEMIGHRLLPTVNGVLTVGVWAAVTWWRVPADGAVGMAWAVAAASVANALLPLAELTIAHGFRPFGWRFALCVGLGLVGAASLVVADLGLAHARFYIELPAMFALMLGVIWLGLRFGLARSDRSALGSLGAHIGLAPATRSS; from the coding sequence ATGAACACACCCGTTGCCAAGTCGGACGTCGCCAAGGGCGCGGGTGTCGTTGCGCTGTCTCGCCTCGGCGCGCTCGTCGAGGTGGTGTCGCAGCCCGCCTACGTGTGGATGTTCGGCATCGCCGTCTACGGCGTCTACACGGTGCTGTGGGCGGCGGTGAACACCGTTTCCAACGTCGCCGACCTCGCGATCACGCGCGCGCTCCAGCGGGTGATCCCGCAGTCGCGGAGCGAGCGCGAGGTACTCGCCGCGCTGAAGGCGGCGCTGCTCCTCGGCGTGGTGCCCAGCATCGCCGTCGCCGCGCTCGCCATCATGTTCGCGGGCGATCTTGCCGGTCTCGTCAACGCGGGCCCGCGCGAGGCCGCGGACATGCGGCTCGCCATCATCATCTTCGCGCCCGGCCTGCCGCTGTGGTCGTTCATCGAACTGGTGACGGCGGCGGCCCGCGCGCGCCGCGCGTTCGGCCCCGAAGTGCGACTGCGGCTGTTCTGGGAGCAGTGCGTGCGCCTCGTGCTCGCCTTCGGGCTGTTCCTCGCGGGGTGGGACACGCTCGCGCTCGTCACGGCGCACACGGCCTCGCTGTTCGTCACCGCGATCCTCGCCGTCCGCCTGCTCGCCCGCTACTACGACGTCCGCGCTATGTGGCACACGCCGTTCGACGGGCGCATTTCGTGGCATGTCTTCGTCACCGGCATCAGCCTGCTGCCGATCAACGTGGTGTACCGCGTGCTGATCGACCTGCCGCCGCTCGTCATCAACGCGCTTATTCCCGGCAACGCGGGCGCCGTCGCCTCGGGCCTTTACGGCATCGCCCGCAAGGTGGCGACCATCCCGCAGCTTTTACAGCAGGTGTTCCAGTACGTTCTGGCCCCGCTCACCGCCGCGCAGGCCGCCGTCAACCGCCTCGCCATCGAGCCGCTCTATGCGTTCGCGACGCGGCTTTCGACCGTGGTCGTGCTGCCGATGGCCGCGTTCCTGTGCCTGATCGGCGACCGCATCCTGTGGCTGTTCACGCCGGATGCCGTGGCGGCGCTGCCCGTGCTCGTCGTGCTCGTCATCGGCCGCGGCATCGAAACCGCGATCGGCCCGGCCCGGCCGGTGATCGAGATGATCGGCCACCGCCTGCTGCCCACGGTCAACGGCGTGCTCACCGTCGGCGTCTGGGCCGCGGTCACGTGGTGGCGGGTGCCGGCGGACGGCGCCGTCGGCATGGCGTGGGCGGTGGCCGCGGCGAGCGTCGCCAACGCGCTCCTGCCGCTTGCCGAGCTGACCATCGCGCACGGCTTCCGGCCGTTCGGCTGGCGCTTCGCGCTCTGCGTCGGCCTCGGGCTCGTGGGCGCGGCGAGTCTCGTGGTCGCCGACCTCGGGCTGGCGCACGCCCGCTTCTATATCGAGCTGCCCGCGATGTTCGCGCTGATGCTGGGCGTGATCTGGCTCGGCCTGCGTTTCGGGCTCGCCCGCTCGGATCGCAGCGCCCTCGGCAGCCTCGGCGCGCACATCGGTCTGGCTCCCGCCACGCGGTCGTCGTAA